A segment of the Catenulispora sp. EB89 genome:
ACATCGATTGGTTCACCGGATGCATGGTGGACCTCAGCAACTAGTCCGCGGCCCGGAAGCACGTGCCAGGGCCGGGACCGGCGCGGAGACTGCGACGGCCGCACCGGTGGCGACGGCCAGCTTCCAGGTGACGCCCCCGTTCGGGCGGTGGGGCACCCCTTCTGCGGCCGTCCGCCGCCCGGTCTTACCCCCGACCCCCCGCCCCCGGCAACACGTCACAACTTCGTAATACCTGAGCCGCCATCAGGACCGCGCGCCTCCCGCGCAACGACGAGGCCGAGGCCGGATCCTAGGTAAGACCAGCGGGACGACGTGCCGCTCATACGACGTGAGGCGGCGCGCACCGACGAGCGACGCCCTCGGACACGAACAAGGGAGAACGGTCATGACCGTGAAGCTCGGATTCCTCGCTACGCTCGAGGCCAAGGCGGACAAGGGCGACGAACTGGGCGCGTTTCTGCGCGCGGGACGCGAACTCGCGCTCGCCGAGCAGGGGACTGTGACGTGGTACGCGTTCCGGATCGACCAGACCCACTACGGCGTCTTCGACACCTTCCAGACCGAAGACGCACGCGACGCGCATCTGGCCGGCGAGATCCCCGCGGCGCTTGCCGCGGTCGCGCCGGACCTGCTGGCCGCCGAACCGTCCATCCGGCCGGTCGAGGTGATCGCGGTCAAATAGGCGCCGCGTCCCGGCGCGCACCGGGGCGGATAATGTGACTGCGTGACCCTGCACGAAGGCGATGCACCGATACTCGACCCGGCGTCCGCCGAGTGGATCAGCGTGTTGACCGCGGCCGGACCGGATCGCGAGGCGGGCCTGGTCCGGTTGCATGGGCTTCTGATCCGTGTCGCGGTCCACGAGTTGCACCGCCGGGCGGCCTCATCCGCGGTGGTCGGCGTGGAGCTTGACGACGTGGCGCATCAGTGTGCTGCGGATGCGATGCTGGCGATCCTGGACAAGCTGGACACCTTCCGTGGCGAAAGCCGTTTCACGACCTGGGCGTACAAGTTCGTGGTGCTGGAGGTGTCCAGCAAGTTGGGGCGGCACTACTGGCACCGGCATCCCACCACGGTGCTCGAGACTGAGGACTGGGAACGGCTGCCGGACGCGTTCGGCGTCGATCCCGGCGAACACGCCGAGCGGGCCGACTTGGTGAAGGCCGTGCAGCGGGCCGTCGAGGAGACGCTGACCGACCACCAGCGGCGCCTGTTCACCGCGATCGTGGTCAACGGGGTGCCGCTGGACGCGGTGGTGAGCCAGCTGGGTCTGAACCGGAACGCGGTCTACAAGGCCGTTTTCGACGCTCGCCGTAAGATCCGGGTGTTCCTGGTCGCGAACGGATATCTGGACGAGAGGAGGCCAGGGCAGTGAATCACCGTGAACAGCTCGAGCGTGTGCTCGCCACGGATCCGGCGGACGTCGGGTGCGAACAGGCCATGGCGTTGCTGCACGTGTACGTCGAACTCATCGAGACGGACCCGGACGCCGTCCGGAAGTACCCTGGCATCGCCGCGCACCTGGCCGCGTGCGGCCCGTGCGGCGAAGATTTCCAGGGCTTGCTGGAAGCGGTCACGGCCGGGGTCTGAGGCTGGCGGCGTCTGCTTCCCGACGCCGCCCAGTACCGGCACGCCCCCTGCCGACGAGTGTCCAGGTCCGGCCGCGCACGCGGTGGCGTGGCCTGTATGCAGACGACTTCGACGGCCTGCTCGCGACCGTCACCCGTCCATAGCGCCGCCGGTGTCGTCGACATCCCAGACCGCGCCGTTCTGCACCCCGCCGAGCCGGGCGAGCAGTGAGGCCGCCGTACGCTCAGGCGTGATCAGCTCGTCTGACGTGGCGAAGCAGGTGAACCGCTCGTGCAGGTCCGCACCGATCCGCTCCGGATCCTGCCCGCGGATCCACTCCTGCATCGCCGTATCCACCCGGCCCGGCCGGTACACGTTCGCCGTCACCCCTGTCCCGTGCAGCTCGGCGGCGAGATTCAGGGTGTGCGCCTCCAGCGCCGCCTTCGTCGCGGCATACGCGTTGCCCCGCACCATCGCCTCCGGGTGGGCGACAATCCCGCTCGAGACGTTCACGATCCGACCCCAGCCCGCATCGATCATCCCCGGCAGCACCGCGGTGGCCAGAGCGACCGGCGCGATGACGTTGACCTCGAACGCCCACCGCAGATCGGATGCCGGAACCTCGGCCGTCGCTCCCAGCGGCTCCACCGTCGCGGCGTTGTTGACCAGGATCTGCACCTGGCCACGGGCAAGAGCCACGGCGACCGCCTGTGCGCGCTGCTCCTGGTCTCCCAGATCCGCCACAATCACCGTGACCCGGCCGCGCCCGGCACCGCGCTCGGCCAGCGCCGTGCGCGTGGCCTGGAGCTGCTGTGCGGACCGGGCAAGCAGAATCAGATCGGCGCCGGTATCCGCAAGGCCGAGCGCCACCGCACGGCCGATTCCTCGTCCGGCACCCGTCACCAGAGCTGTCCTGCCCGTGAACGCGCCCGCCACCTCAACCGTCATCGCTGCCTCCGCCGATCTCCAGGGCGCTTCGCCCACACTGCCCGGCCAGCGCGGCCGACAGCACATCTGCGTCATCGGGCCCGCCACGCCTTACCGCGCCAGGTGCCGGAAATTCGCGGGCTTCGGTAAGAACCATGGCGCACACGACGCCAAGAAGGGGACAGCGAGGCGACGGAAACTGCGCCAACTCGGGCACCGCGCCGGCGCCTCAACCATCCGTCGGATTCGCGCGCACACCGTATCCCGCCGTCGTCCCGACCCGACGACACCTGACGGACGTTCCAACGCTCCAGGGCCGCGACGATCTTGGCCATCGATTTCCTGCACGTCGACAAGAGTGCGGTGCAGTCAGCAGTGCAGGGGTACTGATTCGCCGCGCGGTACGGCCGTGGCGAGTTGGCGAGGCGCCGTCTTGGAGCTCCAGTCAAGGTTCTTTCGGAAATGTCACCCGAACGCGGGAATCATGATTTGTCCCTCGTGACGGGATCGCCCGAGATTGAGAGTATGGATAGTAAGTTCGTACTCTGATTCACTCCTGCTTGCCACCTGGGGGATCGCTCATGTCGGTGACTGTGTCAGAGCTGCTCGCTGGATTCCCCGTCCCAGGGGCCGACTACGTTCTGTCCTCGGACCGGTGGGATCTTGCCGAGCTCTACGACCTGCTGGGATCCGGCAAGGAGCTCGCCCTGCGCGTCACCGATGTCGTCCGTGAACGCCTCACCGTGATCGGCGAGAGGGTACTCGGCGCGCACAACCTGGAAGTGGTCCTGGAGTTCCTGGCGGACTCAACGGACGCGAACGCGATCGTGACCGGGGTGACGGCGCGGATCGAGGGTGTCATCGAGCTCGTGGCGGCTGCGGCGGCCTGGGCGCTGGATCTGGCCGAGGCGCCGCTGGCCTTCATCGCCGATCTCGCGGAGCTCACGGCACACTACGATCTGACCGTCGGCAGCGTGGCGATCACCGCGCAGACCGATCACCTCCGGCTCGCGTTCGCCAGGCCGACGGCGGCCGTGCCGCTGGCTGCCCTCATCGGTATCAAGGACACCGCCGCATACCTGCCCGAGCTCCCGTACATCGGCGACAAGCTCCTAGGTGGCGAGGCGATCGGTGTTCGTGGCGCGCAGCTCGCGGTGATCGGCCGCGGTGTCCTCACTGCAGAGCAGAGTGCCGCGCTCAATGCCGCCGTGGCTGCTGCGGTGGCCGGCCGCGAGGACGCGGGCGACTGGCCGCTGATGCCGGATCACGATCTGGAGGCCGGGCTGTGGGCCGGTGCCGCGTTCGTGCTCCCGTCCGCGGGCCCGCGAGTCTGGATGGTTCGCCTGCAAGCTCCGGGGATGCCGTCGGACACATCATGGCTCCCGAACTTCCCAGGGATCCCGCTGGGTCCCCTGAACCTGGCGGGCTTCGGGGTGTCCTGGTCGCGAGGCTCCGGGGGAGGAGGCGGCCCGGGTGACAAGGCGGGCTTCACCTTCGCCGGCGAGTTCGACCTCGGAGGGTTCAAGGTCAAGCTACCCGGCCTGGGCTTCGACTTCACGCTGCCGAGCACCGGCGGCGGCAGCAGCCGCGTCGTGCCGAAGTTCCCGGCCATGGCGTTCGACCTCCCCGGTGGCGCGTCGATGCTGTTCGCCGTCCCCGAGGTTCCGGGACCGCCGTGGCCGGTGGCCGTGACCGCCGTGTGGGAGGACGAGGACGGCGTCTCGGCGAAGGATCTCGCACAGTGCGTGGGCCTTGACCTGTCGGCGTTGCCCGAGACGCTGACGCCGCAGCTGTTCCAGGCGGCGCTGCACTACGACTTCGGCAATGCCCTGATGGTCGTCACCGCGACGACCGAGCACCTGGGCTGGGTACTGGCCACCGAACCGGTCGACGCCACTGCGAACGCGCCCCGCCGCTACGCGGTGGCCGCCCGCGGCCGGGTCCAAGCCCGGGCTTCGGATCTCCCGCTGGTCGGGGAATCCATCACCATCGACCATGACGTCGTGTTGACCGGCGTTCACTTCGCCTACGCCTCGGCTGTTTGGAATGTGTCCCGAGTCGAAGCGGTCAACGCAGTGCTCGAGGACGTCGACGCCGCCGACCCCCGGCAGCTGCCGCGCTTCCTGAACGAAGAGCTCATCCGCGGAGCCCTGGCTTGGGCGATCATCACGGCCGACGGGGAGGAGCTGCCGCCGCTGGTTCTCCGCTTGGGCAACCCGGGTCAGGCTCCGGCCTCCGGACAGTCCGTCATCCTCGCTCGCGAGCGCCGGGCCGGGGAGTCCCCGTCCGGGGAGATCGACAAGGTCTTCGGGCCGGTGCGTTTCCGCAGCGCAGGCTTGAGCTACAAGAACGGCAGCCTGTTCGTGTCCTTCGACGCGATCCTCACCGTCGGCCCGGTGCAGTTGGCTCTGTTCGGGCTTGGGATCGGCCTCAGTACCGACTTCACGGTCTCCTACGCCCTGCGCGGTGCGGGGGTGGTGCTGGACAAGCCACCGCTGAAGATCTCCGGCATGCTGGAGCGCCGCACGGGATCGGAGGTCACGCCCGGCTTCAAAGAGCAGATCACCGGGCTCATCGCCGCGGAGACCGGCTTCTTCGCCCTGCAGGCCATGGGCTCCTACGCGAAGTCCCTGGACGGCTGGTCGTCGATGTTCCTGTTCGGCGAGATCGCCGCGACCGGGGAGGGCGGCCTGTTCGGGCCGCCGCCGTTCACGGTCGTCGCGATCTCCCTGGGCTTCGGCGTCAACAGCACCGTCCGGATGCCGACCATCGAC
Coding sequences within it:
- a CDS encoding DUF6603 domain-containing protein; translation: MSVTVSELLAGFPVPGADYVLSSDRWDLAELYDLLGSGKELALRVTDVVRERLTVIGERVLGAHNLEVVLEFLADSTDANAIVTGVTARIEGVIELVAAAAAWALDLAEAPLAFIADLAELTAHYDLTVGSVAITAQTDHLRLAFARPTAAVPLAALIGIKDTAAYLPELPYIGDKLLGGEAIGVRGAQLAVIGRGVLTAEQSAALNAAVAAAVAGREDAGDWPLMPDHDLEAGLWAGAAFVLPSAGPRVWMVRLQAPGMPSDTSWLPNFPGIPLGPLNLAGFGVSWSRGSGGGGGPGDKAGFTFAGEFDLGGFKVKLPGLGFDFTLPSTGGGSSRVVPKFPAMAFDLPGGASMLFAVPEVPGPPWPVAVTAVWEDEDGVSAKDLAQCVGLDLSALPETLTPQLFQAALHYDFGNALMVVTATTEHLGWVLATEPVDATANAPRRYAVAARGRVQARASDLPLVGESITIDHDVVLTGVHFAYASAVWNVSRVEAVNAVLEDVDAADPRQLPRFLNEELIRGALAWAIITADGEELPPLVLRLGNPGQAPASGQSVILARERRAGESPSGEIDKVFGPVRFRSAGLSYKNGSLFVSFDAILTVGPVQLALFGLGIGLSTDFTVSYALRGAGVVLDKPPLKISGMLERRTGSEVTPGFKEQITGLIAAETGFFALQAMGSYAKSLDGWSSMFLFGEIAATGEGGLFGPPPFTVVAISLGFGVNSTVRMPTIDDVGTFPLVQRLAGGPETSPERVLEDLAGEGGWITPKAGQYWGAGGLEFTSFRFLQARVLLLVEGGQTWSVMLLGRATIDLPRSKAVKAPLARIVADLAIGYQGAQELFSMDVVLAPGSYVLDPAAELSGGLSLYIWGENRVAEGGGKGFVFTLGGYHKNFPVPKYYPTPPRVAWQWARGPVMIRGQVYAALTDGAFMAGGEVSATYDQGHGIQLQAWFTAWLDVLVQWKPFYFELSMGMSIGVAATVKVWFIRVRVSLSVGVELELWGPPIGGWVKVKVWFISFTISFGSGRDAAPEIGWDEFRVQLPAPLAIVPQRGLLVDVDPEETAARATAEEPLLVSMVGFTFSTEAALPASRITVDGKVVEGGTADPVDIRPMRRTGLVAEHKVVISRFDDPDFDAKDAGWKIEPVVRDLPRALWGKPLARPGAALTEDGVVSALVGVRFEIPAPTRYGRLGPVTSEALKATRLAPSGIPLRDDAVAGPAPRENDRSIAAITDTSTGIGARGTADLRTDVHAALAAFGLAPDSDGRLTGYARVADSTFTHPPMTTAAR
- a CDS encoding SDR family NAD(P)-dependent oxidoreductase; the protein is MTVEVAGAFTGRTALVTGAGRGIGRAVALGLADTGADLILLARSAQQLQATRTALAERGAGRGRVTVIVADLGDQEQRAQAVAVALARGQVQILVNNAATVEPLGATAEVPASDLRWAFEVNVIAPVALATAVLPGMIDAGWGRIVNVSSGIVAHPEAMVRGNAYAATKAALEAHTLNLAAELHGTGVTANVYRPGRVDTAMQEWIRGQDPERIGADLHERFTCFATSDELITPERTAASLLARLGGVQNGAVWDVDDTGGAMDG
- a CDS encoding putative quinol monooxygenase codes for the protein MTVKLGFLATLEAKADKGDELGAFLRAGRELALAEQGTVTWYAFRIDQTHYGVFDTFQTEDARDAHLAGEIPAALAAVAPDLLAAEPSIRPVEVIAVK
- a CDS encoding sigma-70 family RNA polymerase sigma factor; translated protein: MTLHEGDAPILDPASAEWISVLTAAGPDREAGLVRLHGLLIRVAVHELHRRAASSAVVGVELDDVAHQCAADAMLAILDKLDTFRGESRFTTWAYKFVVLEVSSKLGRHYWHRHPTTVLETEDWERLPDAFGVDPGEHAERADLVKAVQRAVEETLTDHQRRLFTAIVVNGVPLDAVVSQLGLNRNAVYKAVFDARRKIRVFLVANGYLDERRPGQ